Proteins encoded in a region of the Macrococcus sp. 19Msa1099 genome:
- a CDS encoding DUF6037 family protein, with the protein MSKFYNSIKSLYIDMRTNNVFFQTFSIKFNNVNADCIFSIQDEPFELIFIRKSDAQVMKIDIKKGFTLDIQNKFSEFYKFFNIRYGKGNFSLISFLDYLSSKIPKNVDILSNDERRLIYNSIEIEDSKKIYYLSLTNWDKVNLGKVKKGGTRSAKNLAKTQLLFPHIYEAVKDKDISINYSSKPTGKKFELKDLD; encoded by the coding sequence ATGTCTAAATTCTATAATTCAATTAAAAGTCTTTATATTGATATGCGTACTAATAATGTATTTTTTCAAACATTTAGTATCAAGTTTAATAATGTTAATGCAGACTGTATTTTCTCTATACAAGATGAACCTTTTGAACTTATATTCATTAGAAAATCTGATGCACAAGTTATGAAGATAGATATAAAGAAAGGGTTTACACTAGATATTCAAAATAAATTTAGTGAATTTTATAAATTCTTTAATATCAGATATGGCAAGGGTAATTTTAGTCTTATAAGTTTCTTAGACTACTTATCAAGCAAGATACCAAAAAATGTAGACATTCTATCTAATGACGAAAGACGACTTATATATAATAGTATCGAGATAGAAGATAGTAAAAAAATATATTATCTTAGCCTTACTAATTGGGATAAAGTAAATTTAGGTAAAGTAAAAAAAGGTGGTACAAGATCAGCAAAGAATTTAGCAAAGACACAACTGCTCTTTCCTCATATTTATGAAGCTGTTAAGGATAAAGATATTTCTATAAATTATTCATCTAAACCTACGGGTAAGAAGTTTGAACTGAAAGATTTAGATTAA